The region CCAAGAGAAAAGAAAATTATTAACAGAAGAAAAACAGAGCCAAATTCGAGCATCATTTCAACAGCTACAAGAAGCTAGACGCCTTGAACTAATAGCAACAGTAGGTGAAACTCACTGCCTTGAACAGTATGATTCTAATGTACAGAGGCTTAGTAGGCAGGGAATTTACCGCCTTGAAGACATTATTAGTGATCCGAACGTCATTATAGACAATAAGGATAAATATGCTAGTGCAGTTGGTATTTTAGATTTAAAAGTGACTCATCGAAAAGAATTTCTTCTTAAGGCGCAAGAAGAGTTAGTTAAATATCAACAGGTGTTTAAAGAAAACCAGGGATTATATGTTTCTACCAGTAAAGTTCCTAAAGAACAATTAAAACGGTACTTAGAAAGTGATACGCGCTCTAAGTCACATAACAAGTGGCTTGATGATTATTATAGTCGAGCAAAATCTACCGAAGGAAGCGTATGGGGTTGGTTAACAGAACAGGCTAAATACCGTACAACTATTTTTTCAACAGCTGAAGCAGATGAAGATTGGTATTCCTTAGCGCAGTTAATTGATGAAAAATTAAGTCAAATTAGAGAAGAGTTAAAAGTTCAATTAGATGGTGAAGCTGTAACTTCAGTGCCTGAAAACTTAGCAAACGATAACTTATATACAATTCAGCAAAAATATCAAACTATTAAACAATTGGAAAAGCAGGAAATTGCCCAACTTGATCAATGGAATAAAGAGAATGTTCCTGTTATTCAGAAAGCAATACAAGCTAGGTTCTTTACACAATTGGCAAATCTTAGCAATCAGCAAGCGGTTGTCGAAAATAAAATTTATCTGGTTGATAATAAATATGCGGAAATTATAGACAAAGTAAATGAGCAGTTACAGACGATAGTTAATTCAATGTTAACCGATAGCGCTCAAACTCCCCTAGATTTAGACCAAGCGCAAAAAGCGATAGCAGCAATTGATGTTGAATCCTTACTAGCTAGCAGTAACCATTATCGCAATCCAAGTTGTAACACGCTAGAACAGGAAATTGCTAAGCAATTTACTACACTAGAGCGTATTCGGAATAAAGACATTGCTGATTTAACAAAAAAAATCATTAACTTGCCCAAGGAGTTAGCGCAATTTAAACAAGTCACACAAGAGAACTTGCGTACTTTAAATGATCAAAAACTAAAATTACAGGAAACAAGAGGACAGCTAAGGAAAGTTATCGCAACTTTGCAGAGTCTTACTTTAATTCAACTAGAATTAACTTGTCTACAAAAACAAGTAGCTGCTTTAAAAGTTGATGATAGTCAGGGTAAGCACAAATTATTCACGCAACTTGCTAAAGTTCAATCTCAAATACGAGAACTAGAAATAAAAGAATTGGAGAGCCTTAAACATCCAATAAGTCGAGCAAAGCTTGACGAAATCAAAATGCTTGCGAGCGTAGTTAACGAAGCAAAAACAGCTCATCAAGAAAGGCTATTAACCGATATGGATCTCTCTATTTATGACTTAAATAATGGAGCAAGATTGTTGTCCATTAAATCTGCTGCAGAAAGATCTGATTTTGCTAAAGAAATTAAAGAAGAGTTAGATAACTTAAAAGAGACTTTGCAAACTAGTTTCAACATAAGCGATAAACGCGAAGTTCAAAGTAAAAAGACTTTTATAGAAAAGAAAATTAAAGACTTTGAGCAGCTAGCAGTTACAGTTATTCCTATGCTTAATGATGTTGAAACAATTCTAAGGGATTATACTCAATTACTAGAGCGAGCTACGGCCCTTGAGAAAGATACTCAATTTGTGCCACGTTTTGAGCTTGGTCGTGACATTTCACAATTAGATAAGGATACAAAATCTATCATAGAGAAAGCTAAATCCCTACCTAAAAATATGGCCTATGCAGAGCCACTTTATGAAAGATTAACTCAAATAGATACTGCTCAAAGCCAGCTTGCTAAAATCAAACAAGCATGGGCAGAAGAGGCAAATAAAGACAGGATAGGTTTTTTTAATGCATTGACTAAAGAAGTGGAAGAGGGTTATCTGCACTTAATTGATAGTTACAAGACGCTGCCATCATTTACTCCCACGAAGCGCTTTCATGAAAATACAGAGAGAGCAGATTTTTATATAAGTGTGCTAGCCTTTGAGAAAAGTATTCTTCTTGAGAAATTAAAAGCTTATCAGGATAAAATTCCTCAGTCTTCTAATGAAGAAAATGAGTCTATAAATGAAGTTAAGGACGCATATTTAAGAATTAATGAATATAAAACGGCGTTGCAAGACCTTTTATTAACTGACCTAGAAGCAAGTTATAAAGCACTATCTACTAAGTGTCGTATGTATTCTTTGCCTTCATTTAAATTTTATACTAAAGATAAAACAAAAATAGCTCAGGAAATTCAGCTCTTTAAGAAGAGCTCTTTATTTAAAGCTTATCAAGCCTTAGCGGGTATCTCTCCTGCATCTATGGAACGTTTTAATGATTATGAAAAGCAGTTAAGTTCTTTTGTTGCGCCAGAGAAAAAGGACATACCTATTTTTACCCGTAAGGCGAAAGAGGAAGTAGCGCATAGATACTTTAGAGATGAAAGTGGCGCAGGAATTTTTGATATTTATTTAGAGAGACGACATCAAGCCTTTTGGTTTAAGGATTTCATAGGTTCAATGTCTGCTTGCTTCTTAGGTGTTTTTGGTTTTCAAAGCGAGCAGGACAAGCGTAAAGAATATATACAAAATTTAAAATCAGCCTATCAAGACTATAAAGCTGATGTAACCAAGTATGAGAGCCTAGTGACGCTCATAGATGATGGAATAAAGCAATTTAAGCCAAGAGTTGAAGAAGGTAAAGCTGGGTATGGCCAAACATTACAATCTTATTTACAAGGTTTTAAACGGACTGTTGAAACAGTCTATGAGCAAAATACCTTGGCCGCAGAGAAATTAAGATTGCATGTATAAGCTAAAATGCATCAGTTTTTAAAAGAGACGCTTTTAAATAGTTAAATTTTGAATAAAGGCCATTTACATTGTAAATAGCCTTTTTATTTCAATTATTCCTTAAATATATTGTAATATAATTTATTATCTAGCTTTTAAAAGAGGGCTTCATGTTAAAAGGAATTCATCATATTGCTATCATTTGTTCTGATTATCTGCACTCTAAATCTTTTTATACGAATATCTTAGGATTAAAGGTAATCAAGGAAACATTTAGGAAAGAGCGGCAATCTTATAAATTAGATTTAGCCCTAAATGGTCAATATGTGATTGAGCTTTTTTCATTTCCTACACCACCAAAACGATTATCACGGCCTGAGGCAACAGGACTTAGACATTTAGCATTTGAGGTAGATAATTTAACGAGTGTAGTTGAAGAGCTAGGGCAAAAAGGAATTTTGGCTGAGCCTATAAGAATAGATGAAATGACAGATAAACAATTTACTTTTATTTTTGATCCAGATAATTTACCTATCGAACTATATGAAAAGTAGTTTTACCTGCTTTTAAATTTTGTTTTTAAATGTTAATCAACTAGGTTGGTTAATTAACATTTAAAAATATTAAAGGCTTTATTCATTGATGCCTATATAAATGGCCACTTCTGAACCATTATAATGTTCAAAGTCAGTCATATAATTACGTTGGTATGTAGTTTCATTCGCAAAATAATCCCAAATTAGTTTCCACGTATTGACAATAATGTCTGGAATAGGACCGCTATTTTTAAAAACTAAATATTTACCAGCTGTAATTGTCACATGGTTTAATTTAAAACCATCCTTATTAGTAACGCCCACAGTGATATTATAAGAACCATCTACATCTGACTCATAATCAGAATAAACACCAAAAACAGGCGTTATATCTTTTAACTGACTTGCATTAAATTGCTGCCAAAGATTAGGTATTTTAGCGGTTTTTGGTATGAATTCATCACTGTTTTTAGTTCTTATACTAAAACCTACAACTTTAAAAGAATCAACAAATTGCATATTAGGTTTTATCATAGTCATTGTTCTTTTCCTAAAGAGACTACACGAAGTCGATTACCATCGGGATCTTGAGCTAAAAACGTATAACCAAAAGATAAGTCTATAGGTGATTGGATAATCGCCATCTCTTTTTGTTGCCATTCTGAAAACAATGTGTCTACCTTAACATTATCTGTTACAGTAAAAACTAATTCATTGCCTGGGCTATTAACGCCCATTGTTTGTAGCGCATTACTGTCTTTCAAACCTAGCATGAGTCCACTGGGTAGCTTAAACATTTTAAAAGTAGGTGACGATTCTTCTGCTGATATACCTAATAAGCCTTGATAAAAAGAGTTACTCTCATGAAGGTTTTTAACATACATAACAATTGCATTTGGTTCTAGCATTTAATTCTCCTTGATAGTTGGTATCAAGGCTTATTTTAAGATTAGTCAGTGTCAGTTTCTGTCAGTAGTTATTAGCTCGCCCGCTAAACTACCATAGATGGCAATTTCCTATCTCGCCTTTGACAGTTGTGCAAAGGTTTATTGTTCTGGAATTTTGTGTAATTTGCGCCACTGTTTTACAAGTGCTTGCCTTTGAGTAAAACGAGATTCTAAAGAAGTTAATTGCTGAATTCTATCCATGCGAAAATGGCGAAAATCTTTTCTTAGCTCACACCAAGCAATAATAATGCGTGTATCTTCAAAAAAACCAAGTGCTAAAGGCCAGATAATCCGGCATGACTTTTCGTCTTTTAAATCAAGATATATGATTTCAATTTTATGCGCTTTGCGTATCGCTTGGCGAATAGTCGCCTCATAGTCATCATTGGTTTGAATAGTTTTTACAGGCCCTATAAATAATCCAGAGGATTCTAGCTGATGACGTAGTGCCTCTGGAAGGACCGCTTTAATTTTTGTAAGTGCTTTAGTAGCAGCAAGTTTCAGTTTATCATCAGCTCGGCGTGCTACCCAGCGTGAGCCTAGAACCAGCGCTTCAATCTCTTCTTCAGAAAACATAAGTGGCGGTAATATAAAACCAGGACGTAATACATAACCAAGACCTGGCTCACCTTCTATGTGAGCACCTTGGGATTGCAGTGTAGCAATATCTCGATAGAGTGTACGCAAGCTAATATCTAATTTTTCAGCCAGACATTTCCCACTAACTGGATACTGATGTTGGCGTAATAATTGGATAAGTTCTAAAAGTCGTTCAGTGCGGGACAACGATTTAAGCTCGGTTATATCGTGTTGTGATAGTTTGGCAGGATATGACAGTAAATTCCACTTTTATTCATAGTTATTACGTCAATACTACCTAACTAATATTCACTAAATATGCCTTGGACTTGCTCCTCGAGCAAGTCCAATATGATTAACTGTTTTTTTAATTAAAACTATCCGATGTTTTTAGAAATTAGAGTTAATAATAACGTCATCTAAGTTCTTTTTAATCTGATACCATTGTTCAAACAATTGAGTCTGTAAGCTTAAGTTTTGCTGAATCTCCATCTGTTTAACATTCTCTTTAGTAAAATGAATATTTAAAACTCGTAAACCCTTAGAATCGGAAAAAGCTTTATTCACAGAGACGATATTCTTAATTGCATCATCAACAAACAAAATTGTTTTAATTTCTTTTTTTGTTTTGGATAATACGCAAAGCAGGGCCTGTCCCTTGTCTTCTCCATCTAAAAACATAACCCCTTGTTGATAAATAACCTCATGAGTGAATTGTGGACAATGAACATTACCGGCTACAGAAGTTTTATTATTTTTAAATTTTAAACCCTTCTCTTGAAACAATGGTTTATCACCGATTGTAAAGTCATTATCTTTCAGTTGTAGCATAGTGGCACTTAAGTGCTCTTTACCGCGTGCTGTTAAGCCTATAATAATTGATCCTTGGCTAGTAGCGTTTTTGAGAAAAGGCAATACCGCATCATCTGTAACACGCATTTTAATTAATTGAAATAAAATATTTTGAATCCGTACTAGTTGCTGGTAGTCCGCAGTAAATAATTTATCTGGGGCCTCTTTCATTTTTTGTAATTTATATTGCCAATCCCACCAGCCAACACTTCCTAACGGCTGTGTCATGGTTAATAAAGTATCATCTAAATCAAAGACCAATAATGTGGTTTTAGGGTCGATGTTAGCCTCATTATACAAAGCAGCAATTTCAGTGAAGCTGGCAGTCTGATAATTAATGACTTTAGCAAAGAGAGAGCTATGTAAGATTAAACTAATTAAGAATAATAGAATACGCATGTTACCTCCTGGTAGTTATTGTCTATCAGAAGTTAATGGTATACAGTAGTTAATTATTTGATTAGACTAAAAAATATAAATTCATTGTTCACTATGATAAACAATCAATTGAATCTAAATGATTTGGCTATTTTTGCATTGGTTGTAAAAAATCGCAGCTTCACGAAAGCAGCAGTTGAAGCTGGTATTTCTAAAGCCTGGGTTAGTCAAAAAATTTCTCAACTAGAAAATGATTTAAATATTAAACTCCTTAAAAGAACTACCCGTTCTTTAAGTCTTACGAGAGGAGGGGAGATATTATTTAAGCATTGTCAAATGATGTTGCAAGAAGTTAGCGTGGCAGAAAATCATTTACGAGAATATGCAAAATCACCTTCGGGCGAATTAGTTATTACCTGTCCTGAAATTACTGGCGTAGAATTATTACCAAACCTTTTAAGTGAGTTTAATTTTCATTATCCTCAGATAAAAATCCGATTGATTATCACTGATCAATTGATGGATTTGACGCGCGATGGAATCGACTTTGCTTTTAGAACAGGAAAATTAACAGATTCTACACTTGTATCGCGCTATATAGGTAAGGTACCTCGTTGCCTTGTAGCTTCCCCTAGTTATTTAGCCAATAGTGAGCCTATTAACAACCCGAATGATTTAATGAATCATAAATTGTTAAAACATAGTTCGCTATCTAATTGGCCATTAAAAAATAATGAAAATTTAGTTAGATTTAATATTAAAAATTTTGGTATAGAAAGTAATTCGCTTATTTTTTTACATCAAATGGCCTGTCGCTCTCAAGGTATTGCCTTTTTACCTTATTATGTTTGTTGCAATTCGTTAAAAAATAAGACGCTGGTTAAGGTGTTACCTGAATGGCTTAATACGGATAATCAATACTATTTAATTTATCATAAAGATAAAAGCACACTTTATATACATCAATTATTTAAAGATTTTATTTTAAAGTCTGATTTAAAGAAGATGGTTTCTCCATAATAAAGGAAATTTATAGTTTTTTTTGTGCTAATAACAAACCAAATAAACCTTGTATAGGTTTACCAGTATTATCTAATTTATGTAGCTGTCCCGGTTTTTCGTTGTATTCTATGATAGACCAGCCTGCATCTTGGTAAAAGTGATAGAGCTCATGCTGATTAGCTAAATAAGTAAAGTTTTCTGGGTAGGAGAAAGGTTCAGCTTTAATAGGAAAAACTAAAAAATGTAAGCCATTTTGCATGGTCAGTTTTTGTAATTCAGTTATTAAGTGATGAATTCTTGTAGGATTTAAGAATTGGAATGTAACTGTTGAGTAAATAAAGTCAAACTGCTCTTCCGAAAAAGGCAGCTGTTGATTTAGGTCATGTACTTGTGTGTTTATATTCAATTTTTCTTCAGTAGTAATTTCGTTGATTTTCTGAATAGCGTTCGCATTAATATCAACTGCGGTAATCTTATGTCCCAACAAAGCAAGCACCAATGGATTACGACCTAAACCACAGCCAATGTCTAAAATTGACATTTTCTCTTGTTGTTTAAGATAAGTTTGATAGATTTGCCAAAGATCGGAATGGATAGATGAAAGTCCATATTTTTTTTCAAAATACCGATGTGGTTGACAAGCAAATTTTAAAGTTGCTTTAAAATCAGAACTTTTCAAAATGATTTTATGCCAGGCGGCAGGAGGTATAATTAGGCTTGAATTTTGATCATTTAATTCATATCGTACAATTTCATTCGCCTGCCCATCTAAAAAGACAAAATCAATCGCGCCAGTATGTAATTGCAATACTCCCCAAGTTCCTTCTTTAGTACTATGTTTATTAAGAAAAAATTGGAGATTTTGCTCACAATTAAGCTCAATTTGTTTATATGGTTTTATATTTTTTATTAATGGGTCATCAATGGCCATAATACCTACTCGTTAAGAAAATTTATTAAGCTTATCTAAATAAATAGAGCATTGTCTATTTGCTATAATTAATATGAGAACGTTAAATTAAGTAATTTTATGATTACCGGAAAAGCCTCTATCTACGAGGCTATAATCAAAGTAGAGGATAAAATCGTTTTTAAAACAGATGGCGATGATCTTGATCATTTAATTGCCTCATTAAGTGTTCATTGTGAGTCAGAAAAGTCCGGAGCAGAGGCTGAAATTATAGAAGTTAGTACGCATAATATTGTTTATCGTTGTCATAAACAAAGCGCTAGTTATGATTGAAGTATAATTTTTATTAATTGCATAATCAGCAACTTATTTAAGTACCGTACAGAAAAGATTAAGGGTTAAGTAAAACTTTTATACGGATTTTTCTTGTTCTCACTAATGCTAAAATACTTATACAAAGCACAGGAAAAGCAAGAATTAATGGTCTTGGTTCCCATTGCGCAGTTAAAATACCTATAAAGCCAGCCAAACCAAATTGGCAAGCGCCAATTAAAGCGGTGGCAGAGCCTGCTTGTTGTTTTAAATCTTGTAAAGCAAGTGCAGTTGCTGTACCCATGCTAAGGCCAATACCTGAGGTTAAAAAAAGCATAGGCAACATAAAGCGTAAAACACTCGTGTGATAATAATTTAGAAATATCATCAAGATACAAGAGAAGATAATACAAATTAAGCCAAAGCGTACTATTTTTTCCAATGAATAATAATATGTCAGGCCTGCAGTAATAATATTAATGAAAAAAACTGTTAAGGCATTTAATCCAAACCACAAACCATATTGAATCGCACTAAGATGCAACTGACTAATTAAGATACCTGGTGATAAAGCACAAAATAAATATAAACCTAATAAATTTACCGAAGCAATAAGAGTATATTGACGAAAATAATGATTAGTTACAATAGTTTTAAATATTTTTAATTGTGCTGTATTTTGTCTAGGATAAGTATAATTTGGAATTCTATAAAAAGCGGTAATACTCATTAATAAGCCAATTAAAGTGAGAAAATAAAAGCTACTGTGCCAATCATGAGTAATATCTATTAGAAAGCCACCTATTACAGGGGCAAGACTTGCAATCATTGCATTTATGCCTCCTAAAATACTAAATAGTCGTGCACAAACTGTAGTTGAAAAATTATCCCTTACAATTATAAAGCATATTAAATAAGTCCCGCAGGCGCCGGCAGCTTGAATGACTCGAGCCAAAATAAGGAGAGAAATGGATTGAGATAAAGCTGAAAGTATTGAGCCAATAAAATAGAGAAATGCTGCATAAATAGCAATACGACGGCGGCCATACTGGTCTGCTAAAGTGCCAATAATTAGCTGTCCTAAAGCAACAGTTAGCATAAATACATAAAGGCTAGCCTGCATTATAGTATCATTGGTTTTAAAAAAAGAGCTCATTACAGGAATTGCTGGAACAAACACATCCATAGCAAAAGAAATACTAATGATTAAAGGAAATAAGTAGCGAATACATTTTGCCTCTGTCCATTGAATTGAGTTCAATTAAAGATAGTCCTATAAAGTTTATTTTAAGTTTTATACTAAAAAGAAAGGGCGAAATTGTAGCATATTAATTTAAAAATAAACTAATTTTCCCTGGAATTCACCAAATTGCAAATTAGTAATTTAAACTTAATCCTTTCATTTTAAATGAGAAAATAGCTGGTTAAAATTAGCCCTCTATTTGATAAGTCTGGTTAAGTTGCAATCATAAAATTGATCGATTAACATCTACACTCCTTTCAACTAAGGTAATAAGCATGAGAAAAATACTTGTTATAACTTCCTTTGCACTATTGGCAGGTGGCTGCGCAGCGATTCCAGCTGAACCACAGGCAGTTCGTGGTGTTATTGTTTCAACAAAGGCTGCTCCACAAGGGTGCAAGTATGTAGGACAAGTGGTAGGAAACCAAGGTAATTTCTTTACAGGAGGTTTTACGTCCAATCGTAACTTAGAAGAAGGTGCTATGAATGACCTTAAAAATAAAGCAGTGCGGCTAGGAGCAAATTATATTCAGTTAATAACTAATCGGGCTGGGGTTACAGGATCGATGAGTGGATTTGGCGCACAAAGCAATGGTTATATGAGTGGTAACTCACAACAAACCAACGTAACAAACCTTGGTAATGCTTATATTTGTTCACCAAAATCTATTGGCTTATCTTAAGTTGATTCAAACATAGAAGAGCTTAAGCTATCTAGTTTGTTTTATATCATTCTCATAAATTCTGTGTGATCCCCGCGCAGGCGGGGATTTATCCCTTAATGAGTACTGAGGCTAATTTCACCATGAATTCCCGCCTACGTTGGAAAGTCATTTATAATTCACGCAATAATACCGGACGAGCCGCGGAACGTAGGTAAAATTTAAAAGGCACAATTCAGAATAAAAACCAAAGTTTATTAAGTAGGCGACTTTTTAAAGCTTACGTCCCGGGGCTTGCCCGCGAGATCCCAGAGTTTTGCTAGTTTACATAGACAAGTCACGAAAAGTAGTTAAGAAAGAACTTTTAAAAAGAAAATAAGAAAATTTCCAACCTAGTGTTTACTAGCTTAAATCTAATCTAGTTGTATTCAATATGAAATTAAATATCACTATTCTTAATATTAATCTCACCTATAATTAAATTGAATAATAAAATATGGAAATAATTATGAGTGAGTTAACTTCAAAAGAGCGCTCTTTATTAAAGAATAGCCCATTACTTCAAACATTGACTGAGGCTGATTTTGAAGAATTAATTAATATATCTCATGTAGTTACTTTCAATACTGGGCAAACTCTTCTTATAGAAGGTGAATATAGTGATGATATCTATGTAATTATTTTAGGCCAAGTTAATCTTTACAAAAAAAGCAGCGCAGGAAAGAAGAGGAGTTTAATTACTACTTTAAGCTCCGGCGAGTCTTTAGGCGAGATGCGTTTAATTAAAGATCAGCCATGCTCTTTAACAGTAGAAGCAGATACACCCGTTAAATTATTACGTTTATCCATTCAAGTACTAAAATCGAAACCATTTCAGCACTTATTAAATGCATTAACGTTATCTCTGGCCAAAATTTTAAGTGCTAGGCTTACTTCAGACAATCAACTAGTATCTGATAAAATAGTTGAAAGAGATAAGAAATCAACTCAGCTTTGGGTCTCACTTATTGTTATTTTTGCTTTAATACTCTTCTTATTAGAGGTTGGGTTAGGTCTTTATTATTTTCTAAATACTGATGATTTTTGCGAGCTAAAAATTCAACATTCAAACTACATACCTAATACTAGGAGTTAAGTCACTAGAAAATAAT is a window of Legionella busanensis DNA encoding:
- a CDS encoding SMU1112c/YaeR family gloxylase I-like metalloprotein; translated protein: MLKGIHHIAIICSDYLHSKSFYTNILGLKVIKETFRKERQSYKLDLALNGQYVIELFSFPTPPKRLSRPEATGLRHLAFEVDNLTSVVEELGQKGILAEPIRIDEMTDKQFTFIFDPDNLPIELYEK
- a CDS encoding GyrI-like domain-containing protein, with the protein product MTMIKPNMQFVDSFKVVGFSIRTKNSDEFIPKTAKIPNLWQQFNASQLKDITPVFGVYSDYESDVDGSYNITVGVTNKDGFKLNHVTITAGKYLVFKNSGPIPDIIVNTWKLIWDYFANETTYQRNYMTDFEHYNGSEVAIYIGINE
- a CDS encoding VOC family protein; protein product: MLEPNAIVMYVKNLHESNSFYQGLLGISAEESSPTFKMFKLPSGLMLGLKDSNALQTMGVNSPGNELVFTVTDNVKVDTLFSEWQQKEMAIIQSPIDLSFGYTFLAQDPDGNRLRVVSLGKEQ
- a CDS encoding helix-turn-helix transcriptional regulator, which translates into the protein MSRTERLLELIQLLRQHQYPVSGKCLAEKLDISLRTLYRDIATLQSQGAHIEGEPGLGYVLRPGFILPPLMFSEEEIEALVLGSRWVARRADDKLKLAATKALTKIKAVLPEALRHQLESSGLFIGPVKTIQTNDDYEATIRQAIRKAHKIEIIYLDLKDEKSCRIIWPLALGFFEDTRIIIAWCELRKDFRHFRMDRIQQLTSLESRFTQRQALVKQWRKLHKIPEQ
- a CDS encoding DUF2608 domain-containing protein — its product is MRILLFLISLILHSSLFAKVINYQTASFTEIAALYNEANIDPKTTLLVFDLDDTLLTMTQPLGSVGWWDWQYKLQKMKEAPDKLFTADYQQLVRIQNILFQLIKMRVTDDAVLPFLKNATSQGSIIIGLTARGKEHLSATMLQLKDNDFTIGDKPLFQEKGLKFKNNKTSVAGNVHCPQFTHEVIYQQGVMFLDGEDKGQALLCVLSKTKKEIKTILFVDDAIKNIVSVNKAFSDSKGLRVLNIHFTKENVKQMEIQQNLSLQTQLFEQWYQIKKNLDDVIINSNF
- a CDS encoding LysR family transcriptional regulator, which translates into the protein MINNQLNLNDLAIFALVVKNRSFTKAAVEAGISKAWVSQKISQLENDLNIKLLKRTTRSLSLTRGGEILFKHCQMMLQEVSVAENHLREYAKSPSGELVITCPEITGVELLPNLLSEFNFHYPQIKIRLIITDQLMDLTRDGIDFAFRTGKLTDSTLVSRYIGKVPRCLVASPSYLANSEPINNPNDLMNHKLLKHSSLSNWPLKNNENLVRFNIKNFGIESNSLIFLHQMACRSQGIAFLPYYVCCNSLKNKTLVKVLPEWLNTDNQYYLIYHKDKSTLYIHQLFKDFILKSDLKKMVSP
- the tehB gene encoding SAM-dependent methyltransferase TehB, giving the protein MAIDDPLIKNIKPYKQIELNCEQNLQFFLNKHSTKEGTWGVLQLHTGAIDFVFLDGQANEIVRYELNDQNSSLIIPPAAWHKIILKSSDFKATLKFACQPHRYFEKKYGLSSIHSDLWQIYQTYLKQQEKMSILDIGCGLGRNPLVLALLGHKITAVDINANAIQKINEITTEEKLNINTQVHDLNQQLPFSEEQFDFIYSTVTFQFLNPTRIHHLITELQKLTMQNGLHFLVFPIKAEPFSYPENFTYLANQHELYHFYQDAGWSIIEYNEKPGQLHKLDNTGKPIQGLFGLLLAQKKL
- a CDS encoding multidrug effflux MFS transporter produces the protein MNSIQWTEAKCIRYLFPLIISISFAMDVFVPAIPVMSSFFKTNDTIMQASLYVFMLTVALGQLIIGTLADQYGRRRIAIYAAFLYFIGSILSALSQSISLLILARVIQAAGACGTYLICFIIVRDNFSTTVCARLFSILGGINAMIASLAPVIGGFLIDITHDWHSSFYFLTLIGLLMSITAFYRIPNYTYPRQNTAQLKIFKTIVTNHYFRQYTLIASVNLLGLYLFCALSPGILISQLHLSAIQYGLWFGLNALTVFFINIITAGLTYYYSLEKIVRFGLICIIFSCILMIFLNYYHTSVLRFMLPMLFLTSGIGLSMGTATALALQDLKQQAGSATALIGACQFGLAGFIGILTAQWEPRPLILAFPVLCISILALVRTRKIRIKVLLNP
- a CDS encoding DUF4156 domain-containing protein; amino-acid sequence: MRKILVITSFALLAGGCAAIPAEPQAVRGVIVSTKAAPQGCKYVGQVVGNQGNFFTGGFTSNRNLEEGAMNDLKNKAVRLGANYIQLITNRAGVTGSMSGFGAQSNGYMSGNSQQTNVTNLGNAYICSPKSIGLS
- a CDS encoding cyclic nucleotide-binding domain-containing protein, coding for MSELTSKERSLLKNSPLLQTLTEADFEELINISHVVTFNTGQTLLIEGEYSDDIYVIILGQVNLYKKSSAGKKRSLITTLSSGESLGEMRLIKDQPCSLTVEADTPVKLLRLSIQVLKSKPFQHLLNALTLSLAKILSARLTSDNQLVSDKIVERDKKSTQLWVSLIVIFALILFLLEVGLGLYYFLNTDDFCELKIQHSNYIPNTRS